From one Streptomyces misionensis genomic stretch:
- a CDS encoding HNH endonuclease, translating into MSNNPDRKPCSKRRRLLKARLAARDGAQCFYCATPFGPGLEGATVDHLIPRSLVHTWAQAALVLACQPCNEAKSDQLPQALLRPAPGQFRPGLVPTRAV; encoded by the coding sequence GTGAGCAACAACCCCGACCGCAAGCCGTGCTCGAAGCGTCGGCGTCTGTTGAAGGCGCGCCTCGCGGCCCGGGACGGCGCGCAGTGCTTCTACTGCGCCACGCCGTTCGGGCCCGGACTTGAGGGCGCCACGGTCGATCACCTGATCCCGCGATCCCTGGTCCACACATGGGCGCAGGCCGCCCTGGTGCTCGCCTGCCAGCCCTGCAACGAGGCCAAGTCCGACCAGCTTCCGCAGGCGCTGCTGCGCCCGGCGCCCGGCCAGTTCCGCCCCGGCCTGGTCCCCACCCGCGCGGTGTGA